The proteins below are encoded in one region of Mycobacterium botniense:
- a CDS encoding enoyl-CoA hydratase/isomerase family protein, with translation MATSKTPRPPDGDWLGTPYLRFTREGPFAVVTIDRPQARNALTPAMYFGIRYAVSRVNGDADLAGLLITGTGDVFAPGGDLGGGGDDDWMHFGSALSMDVTPFDTLRTSAKPVVAAVNGLCQGGGLQIAMCSDVAVVSDRATFRVPELYRGIADTYYSQMLARIVGPIRARDLMFTGRTLSAAEAVEWGVAARMVPHDQLMDSAREVLAQCCRTAPQARRIVKASLDNYLGLYDRIGMQASIESGEAVEGFRAFAERRSPNWVHPKLRVDGRL, from the coding sequence ATGGCGACATCGAAAACCCCGCGTCCTCCGGACGGCGACTGGCTGGGAACGCCCTACCTGAGATTCACCCGCGAGGGCCCTTTCGCGGTCGTCACGATCGATCGTCCGCAGGCGCGTAACGCGCTGACACCGGCGATGTATTTCGGAATCCGGTACGCAGTCAGCCGGGTCAACGGCGATGCAGATCTGGCCGGACTGCTCATCACCGGCACCGGCGACGTGTTCGCGCCGGGAGGCGATCTCGGCGGGGGCGGTGATGACGACTGGATGCACTTCGGGTCGGCGCTGTCGATGGATGTGACACCGTTCGACACGCTGCGCACGTCGGCCAAGCCGGTGGTCGCCGCGGTCAACGGCCTGTGTCAGGGCGGTGGGCTACAGATCGCGATGTGCAGTGACGTTGCGGTGGTCAGTGACCGCGCAACCTTTCGGGTTCCCGAGTTGTACCGCGGCATCGCCGACACCTACTACAGCCAGATGCTGGCTCGCATCGTCGGGCCGATCCGCGCCCGTGATCTCATGTTCACCGGCCGGACCCTGTCTGCGGCGGAAGCCGTCGAGTGGGGCGTCGCGGCGCGGATGGTGCCCCACGACCAGCTGATGGACAGCGCGCGGGAAGTCCTCGCGCAATGTTGTCGCACCGCGCCGCAAGCGCGACGGATCGTCAAGGCGAGCCTGGACAATTACCTGGGTTTGTATGACCGGATCGGAATGCAGGCCAGCATCGAAAGCGGTGAGGCCGTCGAGGGCTTCCGCGCATTTGCCGAAAGACGGTCACCGAACTGGGTGCACCCCAAACTTCGCGTCGATGGCCGCTTGTAG
- a CDS encoding NAD(+) synthase → MDFYSAYRQGFVRVAACTHRSAIGDPVANAESILRMARECHDDNAALVVFPELTLSGYSIDDILLQDALLDTVEDALLEIIAASTTVLPVLVVGAPLRYGHRIYNTAAVIHRGALLGVAPKSYLPTYREFYERRQLAAGDDQRGTIRVGDTEAPFGPDLLFAAADLPGFVLHVEICEDMFVPIPPSAQAALAGATVLANLSGSPITIGRAEDRRLLARSASARCLAAYVYAAAGEGESTTDLAWDGQTMIWENGVLLAESERFPKGERRCIADVDTELLRAERLRMGTFDDNRRHHRGLVEAFRRIEFRLDPPVGDIGLLRQVERFPFVPSDPLRLQQDCYEAYNIQVAGLEQRLRALNYPKVVIGVSGGLDSTHALIVAARAMDRENRPRRDILAFTLPGFATGERTRGNAVRLARALGATFEELDIRPTAQLMLSEIGHPFARGEQVFDVTFENVQAGLRTDYLFRLANQRGGIVLGTGDLSELALGWSTYGVGDQMSHYDVNAGVPKTLIQHLIRWVISSGQFDREVCETLQSVLDTEITPELVPTGEEEELQSSQAVVGPYALQDFSLFQVLRYGFRPSKIAFLAWHAWSDPEHGAWPPGFPEDKRPCYSLKEIRHWLQVFVQRFYSFSQFKRSALPNGPKVSHGGALSPRGDWRAPSDMSARTWLDEIEREVPKC, encoded by the coding sequence ATGGACTTCTACAGCGCATATCGCCAGGGGTTCGTGCGCGTGGCCGCGTGCACGCACCGCAGCGCGATCGGCGACCCGGTGGCCAATGCCGAGTCGATTCTGCGGATGGCGCGAGAATGCCACGACGATAATGCTGCGCTGGTGGTCTTCCCGGAGCTGACACTGTCGGGCTATTCCATCGACGACATCTTGTTGCAGGACGCCCTGCTCGACACCGTTGAAGACGCTCTGCTCGAGATCATCGCGGCTTCTACCACCGTGCTGCCTGTGCTGGTGGTCGGGGCGCCGCTGCGGTATGGGCACCGCATCTACAACACGGCCGCCGTCATCCACCGCGGCGCTCTGCTGGGGGTGGCCCCCAAGTCCTACCTGCCGACGTACCGGGAGTTCTACGAGCGCCGCCAGCTTGCGGCCGGCGACGATCAACGCGGCACGATCCGCGTGGGCGACACCGAGGCGCCGTTCGGCCCCGATCTGCTGTTCGCCGCCGCAGATCTGCCCGGTTTTGTGTTGCACGTCGAGATCTGCGAGGACATGTTCGTGCCCATCCCGCCCAGTGCACAGGCGGCCCTGGCGGGTGCCACGGTGCTGGCCAACCTGTCCGGCAGCCCGATCACGATCGGTCGCGCCGAGGATCGCCGTCTGCTGGCCCGGTCTGCGTCGGCGCGCTGTCTAGCCGCCTACGTGTATGCGGCCGCGGGGGAGGGCGAGTCGACGACCGACTTGGCTTGGGACGGCCAGACCATGATCTGGGAAAACGGGGTCCTGCTCGCCGAATCCGAGCGTTTCCCCAAAGGTGAACGCCGCTGCATCGCTGATGTCGACACTGAGCTGCTGCGTGCGGAACGTCTGCGGATGGGTACTTTCGACGACAACCGGCGTCACCACCGGGGGCTGGTGGAGGCGTTTCGGCGGATCGAGTTCCGGCTCGATCCGCCCGTCGGCGATATCGGGCTGCTGCGGCAGGTAGAGCGGTTCCCGTTTGTGCCGTCCGATCCGCTACGACTGCAACAGGACTGCTACGAAGCCTATAACATCCAGGTCGCCGGGCTTGAGCAGCGGCTGCGTGCGCTGAACTACCCCAAGGTGGTCATCGGGGTGTCCGGGGGGCTGGACTCAACCCATGCGCTGATAGTCGCCGCCCGCGCAATGGATCGCGAAAACCGTCCGCGCCGCGATATTCTCGCGTTCACACTACCCGGATTCGCCACCGGCGAGCGCACCAGGGGCAACGCGGTGCGGCTGGCACGGGCGCTGGGCGCGACCTTCGAAGAACTCGACATCAGGCCGACCGCGCAGCTGATGCTCAGTGAGATCGGCCACCCATTCGCTCGTGGTGAGCAGGTTTTCGACGTCACCTTCGAAAACGTCCAGGCCGGTCTGCGCACGGACTATCTGTTCCGGCTGGCCAACCAGCGGGGAGGTATCGTGCTCGGCACCGGGGACCTGTCCGAGCTGGCGCTGGGTTGGTCGACATACGGTGTGGGCGATCAGATGTCGCACTATGACGTCAACGCCGGCGTGCCTAAAACCTTGATCCAGCATCTCATTCGGTGGGTGATTTCATCCGGACAGTTCGACCGGGAAGTCTGCGAGACCCTGCAGTCGGTGCTTGACACCGAAATCACGCCCGAACTCGTCCCGACTGGTGAGGAAGAAGAACTACAGAGCAGCCAAGCCGTAGTCGGGCCTTATGCGCTGCAGGACTTCTCTTTGTTTCAGGTGCTCCGTTACGGGTTCCGGCCGTCGAAGATCGCGTTTCTGGCGTGGCACGCATGGAGTGACCCTGAGCACGGCGCCTGGCCGCCCGGGTTCCCCGAGGATAAGCGGCCGTGCTACTCGCTCAAAGAAATTCGGCATTGGCTGCAGGTCTTTGTCCAGCGGTTCTATTCGTTCAGCCAGTTCAAGCGCTCAGCATTGCCCAACGGCCCCAAAGTCTCTCATGGTGGCGCATTGTCTCCGCGCGGCGACTGGCGCGCGCCCTCAGACATGTCGGCACGCACGTGGCTCGATGAGATCGAGCGCGAGGTCCCCAAATGCTAA